The genomic window GCTCGTCGGCGAGCGCCGCCACGCGCACCACCGGATCGCGGGCCACGTGCCGAAGGCGGGCCTCACGCGTCTCCGCCTCATCCTCGACGCGCACGACGAACACCGAATCCGCATCGCCGGGAAGCGTGGTCGCGTAGAGGTCGCCGATCGTGCGCACCAACGTCACGCCGACGCCCAGGAGTCCCGTCACGACGGCTACCTGCAGGACCATGAGCACTTCCGCCGTCGAGTACCCGGTTACTCGCCGCTGCATGGCCGTTGCGCTGGCAACGAGCGTGCCGGTGATCGCCCGGTGCGTGGCATAGCGCACCGGCAGGACCGTTGTCACCACCGCCGCGAGGGCGACGAGCGCGAGGAGGTACCACACCTGATGCCACTGAAACGCGATCGTCAGGTCGAGGGACGGGAACGCCATGGCGACATACCGCTGGAGGCCGTGGACCAGCAGCCAACTGATGCCCACACTCACGAGCAACGCGCACGCCGCCCACAGCGCGCTCTCTCCGAGCAGGCCTCTCGCCAGGCGCCACGGTGTTGCGCCGAGAGCGACACGAATACCGTACTGGCGTCGCCGCGCGACGGCGTCGGCGAGGAGCAGTGCGCTCGCATTCGCGATGCCAACCACGAGCAGGACCAGCGACGGTCCGAGCAGCGCCAGAGCACCCATGCGCGCGCGAGACGGTTGCTCATCGCTCAGCGAGCGTGCGGCGTACGTGCGGCGCTCGTCATCGCGCTCCTGATCGATCGCTCTCGACCGCACGAGTTGGTCGTAGGCCTCCAGGCTGGCGCCGTGTCGCAGGCGTCCGATGACGTGCCACGTGTCCTCGTGTGCGGCCGACGGTGCGGGAGACGCTGCCACCCACACGTCGAAGCCGCGCATCGGAAACCAGAACCCGGCAGGTGTGACGCCGACGATCGTGTGCGGCATGCCGCCGATCAGCAGGTCCTGTCCGAGTGCCGCGCGAGCCGTCCCGTACCAGCGACGCGCCATGTCGTCGCTCACTACCGCCGTCGCATCCGTCGCGTCGAGCGCCCGGCCCTCGGCCATCGTCACGCCGAGTGTCGCGAAGAAGTCCGGCGTCACGACCACGACGTCGCGCGCGCCGCCATCGCTGTCCCCGGCACGGTGAACGGATCGGCGTATCGGGCGATAGGCCGTCGTCGTCGCGAGGAACTCGTCGTCGCCGCGGATCGTCCGGAAGGCCTCGAACGGGACCGATTGCGGCGGCGTGCCAGGCCCACCGACGACCCCGACGCGCACGAGCCCACGCGGGTCATGCACGGGCGGTGTCGTCGACAGCACCTCGGTGAACACGCTGTAGACAGCGCCCGACGCGCCGGCCGCCACGCCGATCGTCACGATGGCCGCCAGCGCGGACCAGCGACTGTGATATCTGAGCTTCATACGACCATTCACCGCATCTTGCCGGCGACGATCACACGTCGACACAAACCGTCGGCGGCGGCACGTCAGGGACAGAGCGCGATGCTACCAGTTTTCCCAGGACAACAAGGGAAGAACCCTCATGCGCTGGACGTCTGCTCGATGGTACGAGTAGTGTTCGTGCGGACCATGACGGGCGACCAGGGGAGGTGCGGGTGACAGCTGTCGAACTGCGCGATCTCGTGCGTCACATGGAGTGGGCAGATGCGCATACATGGCGATCGGTGCGCGACCTGCCGGCGGCGCAGGAAGATGATCGTCTCCGCTACCTGCTGCACCACATGCACATCGTCCAGGAGGTCTACCTGCAGGCCTGGAGAGGCGACCCGTTCGTGGTCACCGAACTGACGGCGTATCCGGACCTCGCGTCGATCGAACGGTGGGCGCGGCCGTACTATCCGGCCGTGGCGGCGTTCAGCGCCGACGTGGACGCGACGACGTTGGCGCGGCCGGTAGCGTTTCCCTGGGCGGAGATGATCGAGGCGCAGTTCGGGACGGTGGCGCCGGCGACGCTTGCCGAGAGCGCGTGGCAGGTGCTGTCGCACACGACGTATCACCGTGGACAGGTGGCGACGCGCGTGCGGGAGATCGGCGGCGAACCGCCGACCGTGGACTTCCTGGTGTGGGTGTGGACAGGCCGCCCCGCGCCGCAGTGGTGAGCACGCTCGCCGCCAGGTCTCAGATGAACGTCAGTCCTGCGTTACGGAAGTTGGCGCCGAGGACCGTGGTGGAGTCGGTGCCAAGCCAGTTGTCGAGGACGCGGGCGTAGACCGAGCGGAAGTCGGTCTGGTATCGGACGTCGCCGTTGTTGCTCTCGAGCGTGGGATTGCCGGGCGTGTTGCGCAGGTCTGGAGCGGTGCCGACGAGGCCGCCGCTGACCCCGCCGCCCATCACCATCATCGTGCTCGCCGCGCCGTGGTCGGTGCCCTGGCTGCCGTTCTCGTACACGCGCCGGCCGAACTCGGAGAACTGGAGCACGAGCGTGTCGCTCAACAGGCCCTGGTTGCTCAGGTCCTGGTAGAACGCGAACACCGCGTCGTTGAGCGTGCCCATCAGGCGGTAGTACGCGCCTGTCTCCTGGTTCGGGTTCTGCGATGCGTGCGTGTCGTAGCCGCCCGTCTGCACCCAGAACACCTTCGTCCCGATGCCGCGCACCATCGACCCCGCCACGGCGCGCAGCGCGCTGCCGAGTCCCGTCGACGGGTACGTGACAGTTGGCGCGTACTGCGCGACCGATGCCACGCGATCGAGCGTGTCGAACGCCGCGCGCGCGGTGCCCGACACGAACGAGAGATGCGGGCGATCGACGGGCACGTGCGATGCGATGCGCGTTGCGGCCTGCCGCGCGTGCTGCGCTTCGGTGCCGGAATTCGGACTGTTGAAGGCGTACGTGCGCGGATCGGGGATCGCCGGCACGCCCACGAATCGCGACAGCAGCGTGCGCGGCGTCTCGCGCACCGTGTTCCAGCCGGCCAGCGGATCGAGCGGCTGCGGCAGCAGTTCCAGGTAGCGCCCGAGCCAACCCGGACCCGAGGGGTTCGATGGATCGGCGGTGGACCAGATATCGGTGCCGAGGAAGTGCGAGCGACTGGAGTTGGGATAGCCGCTCCGCTGGATCACGGCGAGGCGTCCCTGGTCGAAGATCTGCTTGAGCCCCGTCAGCCGCGGATGCAACCCGACCGTCGTGCCGCCGGCGTCGGTGCCCACCTGCAGCACGTTGCCGGCCGGCACCGCAATCGTCGGCCGGCGCTCGTAGTACCCCGCGTTCCCGTACGGCACCACCATGCTGAGCGCGTCGTTGCCGCCGCTCAGATAGAGCACCACGAGATTGCGCGACCGCGCGCCCTGCGCCCGCGCGATGTCGGACAGAAATGCCGGCGCCGCGAAGCTGACGGTGAACGCGGCCACGCCGCCCTTGATGAACTGCCGACGATTGGGCGTCATACGAATTGATACTGCGGCGACGCGAGCACCAGGTGTGTCACGCCCGCGGATTTGGCGAGCAACTCGGCGTCCGATCCGGTCCAGTTGGTGCCCGCCCGGAGGTAGCCGAGCAACTCGTTGTACGGCGGCGGCTCGAACGGCATCGGCGACAGGCGATGCAGCGTGTGCGACAGGACCGACTCCGGTGACGCCTTTGACGCCCGCGCGGCTTCACGGAGATTGAAGCGCTGATTCTGCGTGAGCGACGCCGCGAAGTTCATGCGCGCGAGCATGCCGCCCGTGGAGAACCAGCCCGGGCCCGTCTCCCACCCGTTCACGTCCGGCGGCTCGAACAGCGTCTGCCCCATCGCCACCAGGGGCGTGATGGTGCTGTCGACGGAGAACCCGTTCCAGCCTGTCTCCTTGATGGCCTTCACCACGAATTCCACGGGCCATGCGTAGCGCGTGTAGTAACAGGATTCGTCCTGGAACTCCGCCGAGAGCAGCACCTGATGGATCACGCGGCGCATGTCGAAGTTGGTGCTGTAGAAGGTGGCCGCCACACGATCCACGAACGCCTGCGGGGCTGGAGTGAGCTCGCTCACGAAGAAGGCGTACAGCTTGCGCGCGAGACGCGGTCCCGTCTGCGGGTGCCGACAGCACGCCAGGAGAAAATCCAGGCCTTCCTGCTCCCCGCTGGCGGCGATCGTGCGGCCGCCGCCCGGATAGATGTCGAACGAGAAGGTCTTGCTCTGGGTGTCGTGCCGCTCGGGGCGGAACAGGAAGCCATAGGAGAGCGTCGGGTCGTTGACGGCATCGGTCCCGCGCGGGTCCACGCGCAGGTTCCAGCCCGTGAACACCCGCGCCGCCGCCTTCACATCGTCTTCGGTGTAGTTGTTGGGCGCCGTGTCCGACGGGCGGATGCCCATCGTGAACAGCTCCATCACCTCGCGTGCGAAGTTCTCCTGCGGCGCACTCCTCACGTTCAGTCGCCCGTCGAGCCAGACGAGCATCGCCGGATCGCGCGCGACGCCCACGAGCAGGTCGTAGAAGTTGCCGAGGGCGTTGCGCCTGAAGAACTCGATCTGGCCGACGGGACTTGCCTTCGGCTCGTTGTAGACGTCCGAGGCCGCCATCATCCGGGTGGCGATGGTGCCGCCGTACGTGTCGGCCACCTTCTGGTACGCCGTGGCGAAGTGATGGTGCCAGAAGAGCGCCATCTTCTCCTGCAGGGGCCGGCGCGAGTGGACCATCCTGAACAGCCAGCGCTGGCGCGCGTCCCTGACCGCGGTGTCGGGCGAGAACCTGTCGCGCGTCGTCACGCCGACATGGCCGGGGACGCCGATCCGCGCATCGAGGTCGGAATTGGGCGCCTGTTCGTAGAAGACCAGGTAGTCGACAGCCCCGTGGAACCCGAGTTGCGCGAACCCGGCAACCTCGTCAGGACTGCCGGAAAAGCCGGCTCGCCGGAGAAGGTGTTCGATGCGCTCGTCTCGTCTCGCCATCGGTGCGGGGAAGGGCAGAGCAAGACCCGTTCCCGGCGATCGGCCTCACGAATTCCCCGGAATCGCCGAGGGGCGCCCGCATGTGTCTTGAAGCCCTACGGTCAGATTGGCGGAGCAGGAACAGAACTGTGAGGGGACCGGCAACCGGTTGCCGGGTTGCCGGGTTGCCGGTTGCCGATCAGTGAAGCGACAGGAGATTCGCCATCAACGCATAGGCACCGTCGGTGCCGGCGGGGAGCTGGCGCCACAGGTTGAGGCCGACGTAGATCCATCGCCCCTGGCCCACGCGTGCTTCGACGAGGGCGCCGCGCTTCGGGCCCGGATTGTTCGGGAACGGGTCGGTCATCTCGATCAGATCGACGTAGCGCTTGTCGGCATCGGCAGTGCCGAAGAAGTACAACCCGCGCTCCTGCACCCAGTTGCTCCAGGCCGCGTCGCCAATCCGGTTCGGCGTCGTGAACACGGGGTGGTTGGGCACGAGCACCGTCACCGGTGCCGTCTCGTCGGTCACGCGATCCGCCGTGAACCGGCCGAACGGACTGGCAGACGTCGACGCACGTCCCACGAGTCCGGGATACGGGCCGTACTGCGCTTCGTTGAACTCGAACTTGTTGTACTGGACGATGACCAGGCCGCCCTTGGAGGCGTAGTCGATCAGTCGCTGGTTGTAGGCGCGCAGGTCGGCACGACGCTCGTACGCCCGCACGCCCGTCATCACGACGGCGTACTTCGACAGGTCGCCCGAGGCGAGCTGTTCCGGCGTCAGGAACTCCACTGTCGCGCCGAGCTGCACCAGCGCCGGCGGCACCTGGTCGCCGACGCCCATCACGTACCCCACTGTCACACCGGTGACAGGCTTCAGGTCGAGCACCTTCAGGCTGCCCGTCGCATCACCCACGAGATGACGACGCCTGATGTGCGGATACTCGATCGCTTCATAGCCCTTGTCGAACGTCCGGCCGGCGCGCGTGGCCGTCGCGCGCACGTCGTAGCGTCCGGGCCTGGTTCCCGCAGGCGGCGTGATCGCGAACCGCACCTGACGCGCCTCGTCTTCACGCGCGAAAGCCACGGTCTCCGACGCCGGCGTCACCGTCCAGCCCTTCGGTACCTGCAGCGCCACAGTCGCCTGCCCCGCCGTCTTGTCGTGGTTGACCACCGTCACGCCAAGCTCCCGCGCCTGTCCTCCACCGGGGAACGCGACGATGTCGGCGCCGAGCCGCACGGCAAGCGCGGGCACCACGAGCAGTTCGTGACGCTTCTCGCCGCTGAAGACGTTGCCGTCGTTGCGGTACTGCACGGGATACGTCACCGCCTGCTCGATGCCGTCGATCGTGAACGTGATCGTCGCGTTGAACGGTGTGGGTTCGAACGGCAGGCCGAACGGCGCTTCCGGATCGAAGTCGTAGTAGTCGCGTCCTGGTACCCGCTTCCAGTACGCCGTCGTCAGCTTCGCCGCGGCGGGTACCGTGAGCGTCGACACGCAGTTGAACGGCCGCAATTCCTCGAGGGCCACCGGCTCGCATTCATGGGTACCTTCGAAGCCCGAGAACGCGACGGACTTCACGGCCACGCCCTTGCCCGAACCGGCGAACGCGCGCAGTGTCACGCGCGTCGACTGACCGCCCACGATGAGGCCGTCGTTGGCCAGCACGTCCACGCGAAGCCCCGCGGCGATGCGCATGGCCGCTTCCGCCTGCCGCTCCTTCTGCTCCAGGCGGAGATCGAGCTCGAACCGGGCGTCGGGATCCGGATGCATGCTCGTGAGCTGCGAGCGCAGGGCGCGGACGGTGGTGAGCACCTGCGGCAGCACCGCGCGCGCGCCGGCGATGCCCTTGGTCTCGAACGCCATCCGCGCGCTGCGGATCTGACCATCGAGCGCGTCGATCGCCAGGCCAAGTGCGGGCGAGCCGCCGCGGCCGAAGCGGGCGAGGCTGCGCAAGCCCGTGTCGATACCGGCAAAGAGATCCGTGTTCTGGTCGGACTTGGGATGCTGCAGCACCGTGTCGTGCAGCACGTAGGTCCGCGGCTGCGGCCCCGGCAACGCGTAGAGCTGCGGCATGCCCTGGCACATGTGCATGCTGCGCGCTTCGGATCCGAGCTCGTTGTACGTGCGGCCAAGGAGCGGATCGAACTGATTGCCGTCCACGCGGCAGATGGTGTCGGCGGGTGCGGAGTCCTGCCCGCCGAACGCGCCGGTGTAGTAGAACTTCGACGCCTGCCAGGGCCGCAGGCCCTTCGCGATCTGCTCCGGGAACTTCGCCGGATCCGCGGCCGCACGGAACGCGTCTGCCGTGATCGCCGACGAGGCCTGGTGGTGCTGGCCGCCGCCCTGCGTGTGGTCCCACACGAAGCCCACGATCACGTCGGGACGAATCTTCCGGATCCAGTAGACGTAGTCTTCGAGGATCTTGTCGCGGTCCCAGCGTTCGTACGTCTCGTCGACGCTGAACGAGTACCCGAAGTCCACCGCGCGCGCGAAGTACTGCTCCGCCCCGTCCACGCGATGCGCGGCGAGCAGTTCCTCGGTGCGCAGCACGGAGAGGGATTCGAAGATCTCCGGACCGATCTCGTTCTGCCCCCCGTTGCCACGCGTGGCGGTGACGAGCGTCGTGCGCATGCCCTGCTGGAAGCGGTACCTGGCCAGCAGCGCGTTGTTCTCATCGTCGGGATGCGCCGTCGTCATCATGAGGCTGCCGACGGTGCCCAGTTCCCGGAGCGCCAGGCCGAGCGCCGCGTAGTCGGCGTGCTCGGCCACGGGCTGGAAGCGGAACTGCGTGTGCGTCGGCACAACGAGCGCAAGCGCGAGCGCCAGCGCGGCAACAGCGGTACGACACGTCGATCTCTGCATACGTCGAAACTCGGCCTTCATTTCAAGCCGTTGATGCGGACACGCGCGGACTGAAGCCCGTGCGCTCCATCCGGAGATAGAGCCTGGTCCCCCTCAGATGGAGGCCAGGGGCTTCAGCCCCCTGGCACACACCGATCTCCCGCTCAGAAGTGGAACTTGAATCCGAGCTGGAACTGGCGCTGTTCGTAGCCACCCGTCGGCTGCAACTCACTGCTGCTCGTCGGCAGCGTGCCCGTCGCCTGGCCGAGCGCGTTGGTGGCGATCACGCGGTTGACCGACGACGTCTGCACCGTATTGAACACGTTCTTGAACTCCGCCGCCACTTCCAGGCGCCGATGTCCGCCGAGCGCGATGAACCGCGAGAGGCGCGCGTCGACGTTGTAGCGCGCCGGGAGATACAGCGAGTTGCGACCCACGAACAGCGGCCGGTCCGCGAGCAGCCCGTCGCCGTTCAGGTCCGTACCGCTGCGCAGGTTCACCGGCAGACCCGAGTTGACCTGCATCATCAGGCCCAGCTGGTTACCGTTGACGATCGCACCCAGCACGCCCTCGACGTCGAACCGCGGCTGGAGCACGACGCTGCCGGCAAAGCTGTGGCGCGTGTCGAGCAGGTTCGGCCCCTTGTCGCGATCCAGGTTCGTCGGGTCGCTCACCCCATCGTCACCCTGCACCGAAAGCGCGCTCGTGAGCGGCGCGTTGTCGGTGCCCTTGCCGAGCGTGTAGTTCACGTCGAACTGGACGCCGTTGGTGAGGCGACGCCCGAACTGCAGTGTCAGCGCGTTGTACGTGGACGTGCCGCGCGACTGCACGACGTTGATCTGGTTGAAACGCGGGTCGAGACGCGTGTCGGCATTGATGATCGTGCTGAACACCGGGCGTCCGTCGGCGAGCTGACCGACCGGGTTGATCGGGTTGATGTTGACGATCACGGGCAGCAGGTCGCCCTGCACGAACGCGTAGCCGGCCGACCCGTAGAAGCTCGCGCCGAACGCGCGTTCGTACTGGACGTTGTTCTGCCACGTACGCGCGACCTGAAAGTCCGGATCGACGGTGGTGATCGACTGCCGCGGCAGCGTGAACCCCGGCGGCAGGTTTCCGAGCGTGTTCGGGAAGGCCGGCGCGTTGGCGGCCGATCCCTGGAGCGTCACGTTGACGCGCTCGGGGTTGCCGTTGTTCTGGATCGACGTCTCATACGCGCCGAGCAGCATCTGGTCGTACATGATGCCGGTGCTCGCGCGCAGCACTTGCCGCTTGTCGGTACCGAAGGCGTACGCCACGCCGAACCGCGGCCCCACGTTGTTGCCGTCATCCGAGTACTTCTGCGAGTACGAGAAGGGTGCGGCCGGATCGCCTTCGGGATAGTCGTAGAAGTCGTAGCGCAGGCCGTAGATGAACTTCAGGTTCGGCGTGACGCGCCAGTCGTCCTGCACGAAGAAGCTGTAGCCCGACGACTTCATGGTGAAGTCGGGGTTGCCGATCAACTCCTGATAGTTCGTGTAACCGTACGGATTGGTGCCGTTGCGCGCGGCCAGATAGGCGTCGATGCTCGGGAACGTATAGAGCTGAAAGAGCGTCGACGCACGCTTGTCGTTGACGATCTGGATGTCGCCGCCGAACTTGTAACTGTGGTTGCCGCGCACGTAGGTGAAGTTGTTCACCACCTGGAAAATGCCCTGCGTGAAGCCGAATCCGGCGTCCGACGCCCCCGCAATCGGCCCGCCGAAGTTCCCCACGCCGGCGATGTTGATCGCCGGACCGGTCCCCGACAGTTCGTTGCCCGCACGGCTCTGCACGCGGCGCGCGTACTGCACGCGGAGCTCGTTCAGCATGCGGCTTCCGAACGTCGAGACGACCTGTCCCGAGGAGCTCTCCATCGCGTCGAGGAAGTCGGTGGTGCGCTCCATGCTCGTCAACCCGCCGCCGATGTTGTTGGGCGAATCGTTACGGAAGACGACCGACCGCGCGGTGAGGCGATGGTTGGCGGCGAGCTGGTAGTCCACCTTGCCGATGAAGAACCGTCCCGTCTGCTCACGCGGCACCACGGCGGGCTGCGCAGCCAGGCCGATGCGCGCCGCGTTCTCCGGCGTGATGGTGATCACGCTCTGGGCCGACAGGTCGCGGTAGGTGTTCTCGAAGCCCGTGTAGAAGTGCAGCTTGTCCTTCACGATCGGCCCGCCGAGCTCGGCCGTGATCGTGTCGACCTTCGTGTCGGGCCGGCGCGCTTCGGTGCGCGGGCCCTGGAAGTAGAACGGAAACGCGCTGAACGGCTTGCGACGGAAGCGATAGGCCACGGCACCGCGGAAGTCATTCGTGCCCGACGGCGTGATCGCGTTGTACACGAGCCCCGTCGTCTGGCCGAACTCCGGCGCATAGCCGCTCGTCACGACCTTCACCTCACGCACCATCACCTCGGACACGGGCAGCAGGCGCAGGCCCGCGCGATCCTTCTGCGTGTTCGTGTTGCCGTCGATCTGGTAGTTCACACGGAGAAGCGTCCCGTTGGCCGCAAAGCGCGGCACGCCGAACTCGGGGTTCTCGAAGCCCGTCACGCCAGGCTGCAGCAACGCGAAGTTGTACGGGTTGCGCGAGACGAGCGGCAGGTTCTTGACTTCGTTCTCGTTGAGGTTGCGCCCGCCGTCCACCTTCGCCGCGTCGACGACTGGGGCGTCGGCCGTGACCGAGACGACCTCCGAGAGCGCACCCACGTCGAGACGCACGTCGATGGTGACGGTCTGCCCGGCGCCAACCGTGATGCCGGATCGCTCGAATCGCTTGAATCCCTCGAGCTCTGCCGCCACGCGATACGTGCCGAGGGGGAGCAGGGATGCCCGGTAGAGACCACTGTCGTTGGTCACGACGATGCGCGCCGTACCGGTATCGGTATTGGTCACCGTGACGGTCACGCCCGGGAGGATGCCACCGGAGGTGTCGGACACGATACCCTCGAGGGCCCCGTTGGCGGCCGTCGACTGCGCGCGGATGAGGCCGGCTGACAGGGCGACCAGCGCACCGACGACCAGCGCGAGACGGGACAGGTTGGTGAAAGCGGACCGGACGGCCAGCATGGAAGACACTCCTCGGGAATGACGAACGATGAAATGCCGCGCATGAACACGGCCTATCCGGAGTATACGAGTCAGACAGTGCAGGCATGTACGAGTCTGGGTCATAGCGTCGGCCAGCGGGACTTGCACGGGCTTGCCGCGGCGGGCACGATCGCGGGACCGGCGAGACGACACATGCCCAGAGCGGAGAACCAGGGTGGCTGAATCAGACATCGATCGCCTCATCGACGAATTAAACGCACGGCCGGCGCCGGCAGCGGGCGGTGCGTGGGCGCCGGCGTCCAGCGACGATGACGCGCCGATGGACACGGGCCGGCTGGCCGGCTGGCTGCAGGACGTGGTGCGGCGCGGCGGCTCCGATCTTCTGCTCGTGGCGGCGGCGCCTGCATCGGCCCGCGTGGAGAAGCGGCTCGTCCCGATCGACGAGGGCGAGCTCACGGGCGACGAGATCGAGCGGGCGGTCCTGCCCGCGCTGCCACCGCACGCGCGCGACATCTACGCGCGCGACGGCATCGCCGACGCATCGTTCAGCGTGGCGAGTCTCGGCCGGTTCCGCGTGAACCTGCACCGCGAACGCGGGCGCGCGGCCGCCACCATCCGTGCGCTGCCTCGAACGGTTCCACGTCTCTCGACGCTCGCGCTGCCATCGCAGGTGGAGCGGCTCGCCAGCCTCACGCGCGGGCTGGTCCTCGTGGGCGGCGGCACGGGGTCGGGCAAGTCCACGACGCTTGCCGCTCTCGTCGACGAAATCAACAGACACGAGGCGCGTCACGTCATCACGATCGAGGATCCGGTCGAGTACGAGCACCAGCACCGCCGGTCGATCGTCGAGCAGGTGGAGATCGGCGTCGATGCGCCCGACTACCCCACGGCCCTGCGCGCGGCGTTGCGGCAGATGCCCGACGTGCTCGTGGTGGGCGAGATGCGCGACCCGGAATCGATGCGGCTCGCGCTGACGGCCGCCGAGACGGGGCACCTGGTGATCTCCACCGTCCACACCACCGACGTCACATCGTCTGTCTCGCGCATGGCGGATTCGTTCCCCGTCGAACGTCAGGCCACGATCCGGCAGGAGATCTCGCTCGCCTTGAGCGCGGTGCTGGTCCAGTCGCTGCTGCCTCGCACGTCGGGCGGACTGGTACCGGCCGTCGAATTGTTGATGGTGCAGTACGGTGCGCGTCAGCACATCAGGAAGAATCAGTTGCACCATCTGCACCAGGAAATCTCCCTCACACGCCGCTTCGGCTCGATCACGTTCGAGGAGTCCCTGGCGTCGCTGGTCAAGGCCGGTCACATCGATCCCGACACGGCCCGCGACCGCGCTGCGCATCCTGAAGAACTGGTGCGCCTGCTCAGCGCTCAGTAGAATGCCCTCACCTATGGCAATGCGACTCGGCTTCACCGGTGTTCCGGTGCTCGGTGCGCTCCTGGCCGCATTCCCGCTCGCGCCCTGCGTGCGTGCCGCGCAGGAGTCGCCGGTGCTCGACTGCGAGCGCGCGGTGTGGAAGACGACGTTCGAGGATGCGACGGCCGCCGGGCTCGACCCCGGCGCCATCGTCCTCAGCGTCGACTCATCGACGACCACGACGCGCGTCGAGGGTAACCATCCGGTGGTCACGGGTGTCGGGGAGTACGACCCGACGCCGACGCGGTCAGACGCGTTTCCCGCGCGCTACGAGTGCCGGTTCGACCGCAAGACCGGCGCGCTCGTATCGGTGACCTACGCGGCCGTCGACGGCAGCGGCGACGACATCGCGACGCCGCCGACCGAGCTCGCCAGGACGGGCTACGTCCTGAAGGCGTGCGTCGACCGCCTCGAATCCGACATGGAGGATCAGGTGCGGAAGCGCGGCATGAGCTCGCGCGCAGACGTCGAGATCGCGCTGGCCGACGTCGTGCAGGTGGCCAAAGGGAAGGACATCGAACTCCAGGGTCGCGGCCGCGGCAAGTACGGCGAAGCGTTCGACTGGCAGGTGCTGATCTTCACGTGCCGCTACGACCCGAAGCGCGATCGCATCTCGCGCGCCACGCACGCGCTCGAAACGCCATCGCTCACCGGTGCGCTGCCGCCCGAGACGCGGGACGCGATCGAAGCGTGTCGCGAGGCTGTTGGTGTCGAGGTGCTGCGCGAGGCGCATCAGCGGGGGTACAAGCAGCTCCGTCGCGTTGAGGTCGAACTCCCCGAACTGGCCAACGTCACGCCGCGCGCCGGTCGTCTCGACGTCTCCGGCCGTGGGCAGTTCCGCCTCGACAACCGTCACAACCAGCCGACGCCGCTCACGTTCACGTGTACGTACGACCCGCGTGCGGGCGACGTGGTTGCCGCCAGCTTCAAGGCGGAGGCCGGATCCTGGACGCCGTCCGGCGAGATCGCCAACGGCCTCACGGGGTCGTTGCGCTGCGGCTCGGCGCGCACCGCGCGCGACGAATGCCGCGCGTCGATCCGCGGCAACGTCCGCGTGGTCCGCGAATTCGGCAGCGTCAAGTGCGAGGCCTATCGCAACTGGATGTGGGACAGCACCACGATCCGCGTCTGGGACGGCTGCGCCGCCGAGTTCGAATACGACGCCCGTCCATGACCCGCCCACCGTGCCCTTTCTGGCTCGCGCTGTCCTTCCTCGTCTCGGTGATGGGGGTGGGCGCTGCGGCGTGGTCGCCGCAGTCGCAGGCGACCGGCGGCGTCAGGCCCAACATCCTGTTCCTCTTCGCAGACGACATGCGCGCCGACACCATCGCCGCGCACGGCAACCCGCACATCAGCACGCCCACGCTCGACGGCATCGCCCGGCGCGGATTCAGCTTCAGGCGCGCCTACGTATTCGGCGGCGACAGCGGTGCCGTCTGCGTGGCCAGTCGCGCGATGCTCATGAGCGGGCGCACGCTGTTCCACGTCAACACATCGACGCTTGCCGACGTGCCGCTGCTGCCCGAAGTGTTCGGCAAGGCGGGCTACACCACGTTCGCCACGGGGAAGTGGCACAACGGGGAGGCGTCGTGGCTGCGCGCGTTCAAGCGAGGACGCAGCGTGATGTTCGGCGGCATGTCGAACCACGCGGCAGTACCCGTCA from Acidobacteriota bacterium includes these protein-coding regions:
- a CDS encoding TonB-dependent receptor; protein product: MLAVRSAFTNLSRLALVVGALVALSAGLIRAQSTAANGALEGIVSDTSGGILPGVTVTVTNTDTGTARIVVTNDSGLYRASLLPLGTYRVAAELEGFKRFERSGITVGAGQTVTIDVRLDVGALSEVVSVTADAPVVDAAKVDGGRNLNENEVKNLPLVSRNPYNFALLQPGVTGFENPEFGVPRFAANGTLLRVNYQIDGNTNTQKDRAGLRLLPVSEVMVREVKVVTSGYAPEFGQTTGLVYNAITPSGTNDFRGAVAYRFRRKPFSAFPFYFQGPRTEARRPDTKVDTITAELGGPIVKDKLHFYTGFENTYRDLSAQSVITITPENAARIGLAAQPAVVPREQTGRFFIGKVDYQLAANHRLTARSVVFRNDSPNNIGGGLTSMERTTDFLDAMESSSGQVVSTFGSRMLNELRVQYARRVQSRAGNELSGTGPAINIAGVGNFGGPIAGASDAGFGFTQGIFQVVNNFTYVRGNHSYKFGGDIQIVNDKRASTLFQLYTFPSIDAYLAARNGTNPYGYTNYQELIGNPDFTMKSSGYSFFVQDDWRVTPNLKFIYGLRYDFYDYPEGDPAAPFSYSQKYSDDGNNVGPRFGVAYAFGTDKRQVLRASTGIMYDQMLLGAYETSIQNNGNPERVNVTLQGSAANAPAFPNTLGNLPPGFTLPRQSITTVDPDFQVARTWQNNVQYERAFGASFYGSAGYAFVQGDLLPVIVNINPINPVGQLADGRPVFSTIINADTRLDPRFNQINVVQSRGTSTYNALTLQFGRRLTNGVQFDVNYTLGKGTDNAPLTSALSVQGDDGVSDPTNLDRDKGPNLLDTRHSFAGSVVLQPRFDVEGVLGAIVNGNQLGLMMQVNSGLPVNLRSGTDLNGDGLLADRPLFVGRNSLYLPARYNVDARLSRFIALGGHRRLEVAAEFKNVFNTVQTSSVNRVIATNALGQATGTLPTSSSELQPTGGYEQRQFQLGFKFHF
- a CDS encoding PIG-L family deacetylase, with the translated sequence MQRSTCRTAVAALALALALVVPTHTQFRFQPVAEHADYAALGLALRELGTVGSLMMTTAHPDDENNALLARYRFQQGMRTTLVTATRGNGGQNEIGPEIFESLSVLRTEELLAAHRVDGAEQYFARAVDFGYSFSVDETYERWDRDKILEDYVYWIRKIRPDVIVGFVWDHTQGGGQHHQASSAITADAFRAAADPAKFPEQIAKGLRPWQASKFYYTGAFGGQDSAPADTICRVDGNQFDPLLGRTYNELGSEARSMHMCQGMPQLYALPGPQPRTYVLHDTVLQHPKSDQNTDLFAGIDTGLRSLARFGRGGSPALGLAIDALDGQIRSARMAFETKGIAGARAVLPQVLTTVRALRSQLTSMHPDPDARFELDLRLEQKERQAEAAMRIAAGLRVDVLANDGLIVGGQSTRVTLRAFAGSGKGVAVKSVAFSGFEGTHECEPVALEELRPFNCVSTLTVPAAAKLTTAYWKRVPGRDYYDFDPEAPFGLPFEPTPFNATITFTIDGIEQAVTYPVQYRNDGNVFSGEKRHELLVVPALAVRLGADIVAFPGGGQARELGVTVVNHDKTAGQATVALQVPKGWTVTPASETVAFAREDEARQVRFAITPPAGTRPGRYDVRATATRAGRTFDKGYEAIEYPHIRRRHLVGDATGSLKVLDLKPVTGVTVGYVMGVGDQVPPALVQLGATVEFLTPEQLASGDLSKYAVVMTGVRAYERRADLRAYNQRLIDYASKGGLVIVQYNKFEFNEAQYGPYPGLVGRASTSASPFGRFTADRVTDETAPVTVLVPNHPVFTTPNRIGDAAWSNWVQERGLYFFGTADADKRYVDLIEMTDPFPNNPGPKRGALVEARVGQGRWIYVGLNLWRQLPAGTDGAYALMANLLSLH